From a region of the Chiloscyllium punctatum isolate Juve2018m chromosome 1, sChiPun1.3, whole genome shotgun sequence genome:
- the LOC140459870 gene encoding collagen alpha-1(XXV) chain-like isoform X2, producing MPKMSAERSPKRSVSEQQQQQQQLGAAGLSQSSRCSWCLGNALWLLLSAASLAFCVSLSVKTSQLEERILHLETGHGEPPAHRSASLPADRMRLLVQDRVEQLLNQGSHEDAGKRRTAREAPTSCDCPADISTAI from the exons ATGCCGAAGATGTCGGCGGAGCGCAGCCCGAAGCGGAGTGTCtcagagcagcagcagcagcagcagcagcttgGAGCCGCCGGGCTGAGCCAGAGCAGCCGCTGCTCATGGTGCCTGGGGAACGCGCTCTGGCTCCTGCTCTCCGCCGCCTCGCTGGCGTTCTGTGTCAGCCTGAGTGTGAAGACGTCCCAGCTGGAGGAGAGGATCCTGCACCTGGAGACGGGCCACGGAGAGCCCCCGGCACACCGAAGCGCCAGCCTCCCGGCCGATCGGATGCGGCTGCTCGTCCAGGACAGAGTGGAGCAACTTCTGAACCAG GGATCTCACGAAGACGCGGGGAAACGCAGAACTGCCCGAGAAGCGCCGACTTCCTGCGACTGCCCAGCAG ATATATCAACAGCAATATGA
- the LOC140459870 gene encoding collagen alpha-1(XXV) chain-like isoform X3 has protein sequence MPKMSAERSPKRSVSEQQQQQQQLGAAGLSQSSRCSWCLGNALWLLLSAASLAFCVSLSVKTSQLEERILHLETGHGEPPAHRSASLPADRMRLLVQDRVEQLLNQGSHEDAGKRRTAREAPTSCDCPADGL, from the exons ATGCCGAAGATGTCGGCGGAGCGCAGCCCGAAGCGGAGTGTCtcagagcagcagcagcagcagcagcagcttgGAGCCGCCGGGCTGAGCCAGAGCAGCCGCTGCTCATGGTGCCTGGGGAACGCGCTCTGGCTCCTGCTCTCCGCCGCCTCGCTGGCGTTCTGTGTCAGCCTGAGTGTGAAGACGTCCCAGCTGGAGGAGAGGATCCTGCACCTGGAGACGGGCCACGGAGAGCCCCCGGCACACCGAAGCGCCAGCCTCCCGGCCGATCGGATGCGGCTGCTCGTCCAGGACAGAGTGGAGCAACTTCTGAACCAG GGATCTCACGAAGACGCGGGGAAACGCAGAACTGCCCGAGAAGCGCCGACTTCCTGCGACTGCCCAGCAG